The Lactuca sativa cultivar Salinas chromosome 2, Lsat_Salinas_v11, whole genome shotgun sequence genome includes a window with the following:
- the LOC111898198 gene encoding uncharacterized protein LOC111898198, which produces MLICYNYKKLGHHWKNCRDPPASAVPHITSTISVCYHCNETGHKKPECPKLKTGKGDRGTNPAIASSSKGTIMVTRGRAHQMTVEEPVITTTVADTYLLDSKPDVVMFDSGATHSFVSHTFINRLGRSIGKLAHPMVVDVVDNRTIYVTDVYRGCTLEFFGVEFPIDLIPIAMRELCVIVGMDWLDAFDAEIHCRKKQVRVRNPRGGELIIQGDIPRLAMASCSSAIALDDVPIVSDFNDVFP; this is translated from the coding sequence ATGTTGATATGCTACAACTACAAAAAGCTAGGGCATCATTGGAAGAATTGTAGGGATCCCCCTGCGAGTGCAGTACCTCATATTACTTCTACAATTTCCGTCTGCTATCACTGCAACGAGACGGGACACAAGAAGCCTGAATGCCCGAAGTTGAAGACTGGTAAAGGAGACAGGGGTACAAATCCTGCAATTGCATCATCCTCTAAGGGAACCATTATGGTGACACGAGGTCGTGCTCACCAGATGACTGTGGAGGAGCCGGTGATTACAACGACAGTGGCAGACACTTATTTGCTAGATTCCAAGCCcgatgttgttatgtttgatagcgGTGCTACCCATTCTTTTGTATCTCACACGTTTATTAATCGTTTGGGGCGTAGTATCGGAAAATTGGCTCACCCAATGGTTGTCGATGTTGTCGACAACCGCACTATTTATGTCACTGATGTCTATCGGGGTTGCACTCTCGAGTTTTTTGGAGTTGAATTCCCTATTGATCTTATCCCTATTGCGATGCGAGAGCTCTGcgttatcgtaggcatggattggcttgatGCGTTTGATGCGGAAATCCACTGTCGTAAGAAGCAAGTTCGTGTTCGAAACCCTAGAGGTGGAGAACTTATTATTCAGGGAGACATTCCCCGCCTGGCTATGGCTTCTTGCTCTTCTGCTATAGCACTAGACGACGTTCCTATCGTTTCCGACTTCAACGATGTCTTTCCGTAG